A genomic window from Flavobacterium hankyongi includes:
- a CDS encoding LacI family DNA-binding transcriptional regulator — protein sequence MKKKITLKHIAKELDVSISTVSKSLKNSSEISEDTREKVQAFAKLYNFKPNNIALSLKNRKTKTIAVIIPEIVHHFFATVISGIESVANENGYNVIVCLSNESFDKEVINMEMLAGGSIDGFIMSLSKGTQSKGDFHHIQEVINQGMPVVMFDRITNDIFCDKVIIDDKTAAQDAVNYLIFKGEKKIGLITTVDYVSVGKYRTDGYIQALKQNNLIVKDELILKIEDIDNCAVEIENYIRENDIDGVFAVNELFAVTAIKAARKLGKSVPEDLSVIGFTDGIISNYSTPSITTVSQDGIIMGQKAAKLLIDRLENDEDDEFYTTEIVETHLVERESTK from the coding sequence ATGAAAAAGAAAATTACTTTAAAACACATTGCAAAAGAGTTAGATGTCTCAATATCAACTGTTTCTAAATCATTAAAGAATAGTTCTGAGATAAGTGAAGACACTCGTGAAAAAGTACAGGCCTTTGCAAAACTTTATAATTTTAAACCAAATAACATTGCTTTGAGTTTGAAGAACAGAAAAACAAAAACTATAGCTGTAATAATTCCTGAAATTGTACACCACTTTTTTGCAACTGTTATTAGTGGTATTGAGAGTGTTGCTAATGAAAATGGATACAATGTTATCGTATGTCTTTCTAACGAATCTTTTGATAAAGAAGTAATTAATATGGAGATGTTAGCAGGAGGAAGTATAGATGGTTTTATTATGTCATTATCAAAAGGAACACAATCAAAAGGAGATTTTCATCATATTCAGGAAGTTATCAATCAAGGAATGCCTGTTGTTATGTTTGATAGAATAACGAATGATATTTTTTGTGATAAAGTAATTATTGACGACAAAACTGCTGCTCAAGATGCAGTTAACTATCTTATATTTAAAGGTGAAAAGAAAATAGGTTTAATAACGACGGTTGATTATGTAAGCGTAGGAAAATATAGGACTGATGGTTATATCCAAGCGTTAAAACAAAACAATCTTATTGTAAAAGATGAACTTATTTTAAAAATAGAAGATATTGATAATTGTGCAGTTGAAATTGAAAACTACATCAGAGAAAATGATATTGATGGAGTTTTTGCAGTAAACGAACTCTTTGCGGTTACAGCTATAAAAGCAGCAAGAAAGCTGGGTAAAAGTGTACCTGAAGATTTATCAGTCATTGGTTTTACAGATGGCATTATTTCAAATTATTCTACACCATCAATAACGACAGTTAGTCAAGATGGAATTATTATGGGACAAAAAGCTGCCAAACTATTAATAGATAGAC